The Sulfurimonas sp. genome includes the window GAAGATGTATGGAACAAATGTATGGCATCGAGTATTCTAAACCAGAAGTGATTTTACTTCAAGATACTGGTATCGGTGTTGCAGAAACAGCGGCTAGAACTTGTTATGACTCTTTTTCAAATAGTGAAAATGAAGTTATAAACTATATCGAAGATAATCTCCCAGATGCAAATATGTGTGATGATATAAACTCAATCGAGGACTCAAGTCTTTTGGGCGATTTATCTTGGACATATTTTCATCACTCTATTTTAGAACATGCTAATTTATCTTTTTTAATAAGAGGAACATCAAGAGGAGTTCTTCAAGAACATGCCCGTCATCGCATCCAAGCCATAAGTGTTAGAAGCACTCGTTATACGATGAGTTCAATCATAAATGCTTTTGTAGCCGCACAAGGTGATAAAGAATTTTTTATAAATAAGATTTTGAGTTTTGATATGTTTGTTACTTGTGATGAGGGTTATAACAGAGTTGAGATAGCATCTATGTTTGATAAGCTAAGCTATCAGCAAACAAAGGTAGAAGATTTCAATTCTATCTCTGTTGCCAAAAGTTCTCTTGGATTTTTGCAGGATTTTAAAAATGATTCAGATGGGCTTTTTGTGGCGCTTCAAGCTGGAAAGAAAAAAAGAAATGTTGGAGATGCTTTTAAGCATATAATTACGGATAATGTAAAAGTTGATATGGTTGTTACTTTTAATCTTAGAAGTTTAAAAAACTATTTTACACTTAGAGATAGTGGTGCCGCATATTTTCAAATTCGTTGGCTTGCTCAAGAGATGATGAAAGTTACTCCTAGTAAATATTTAGATTTGATTGTAAAGAAGAAGTGAAAATTATGTATAAATATATTTTAGTATTAGCATTTTTATTTAGTGGATGTTCTCATCTTACATTTAATGCGTCTATGTGCGAGCAAATTGCATCTGAGCCAAATACTGTGATGCCTGAGGAGTGCAGAAACTACAATGAAGAAGAAGCGGACAAAGCTTTTAATCAGACTAAGCATAAACAAGAAAGTGAAGTTGATTCTCTCGAGTTTAATAAAGCTAAAAATTAAAAGATTCTGTCTTAAGAATTTTTAATTTTGTTACTTCTTTATTGTTTTGAAGATTTAGTTTTTTAGCTGCTTCCTTAGAAATTCTTCTAACTCCTAAAATTAATGTCACTTTATCCCCAGTTAAAATTTTACTCTTAAAAGTCACATCTTTTTTCGCATAGATTAGAGTGTCTTTTAGTGTTTCATTCGCTAACCAAGGCATAACTTCTTTTCCATCTTTTGCTAAAATTCTTGTAAAGATAAAAGGTTTTAAGTTGATGGTTTTGGAATCTCTTAAAATATTGACCTGTAAAACACCCTCTCTAAAAGCTTGACCAAAAAGAGCATGATTTGATTTGTTTATGATTTTTACACTAAAATTATTTTCTTGTCTTTTTATACTAAAATCAATATATTTACCCATCTCTTTATTCATATGATAGATGCCAGCAATCCCATGAAAAGCGTGAGTTTTGCTCTCATTTAAAGTAACTTTTGTTCCGCTGACCTGTGGCATATGACAAGTTACACAAGTATTTTTATCTTTCTTGTCAATCATAGCATCTAGCATTGTAATATCAAAATTATGCTCATTATTTACATGCGAATGACAACCCATACAAACATTTCCATTATAGTAGTTTTCATTATTATAGTCTATCTTATGGAAAGGTGAGTTTTGTGACACTTTAACCAAGCCAAAAAATGAGCTTTTTGTTGCATATTCAGCTTTTTTTGAGCCTTTTTTTTCTTTTTGCGCAGTATAAAATTCTCTATTTTTATTTGTTATTAGGTTAGTGTTTGAACTATCCCCTTCTTCTACTGTTTTGATAGTATGACAATAGACACAAGAGATAGGCTCTTCTCTTTGAATTTTATTATCTTTTAAAATACCTGTTTGCATAAGTTCTTTGTCACTTGGAGAGTGACACTTAGCACAGCTATATCCATCTGTCCCTTTAGGATGTTTGTCCCAAAGGGCTTTATGAATAGGATTATTTACAGTTGAAGCTTTGCGATGCGAAGACTTGCAGTATTCATCATATATGATAGGATGACATTTTTGACAAACTTTACTTTCATTTGCGTAAGCAAATGAGGACATTAAGAGAGCGAGTGTTATATATATTATTTTTTTCATGTGCGGATTTTAGCATAAAGCAAAATCTAAGTTATTAATACAAATCAAGAAGGTATAATTTCATGATTAATAAATGAGGCATGATTTGATGAGTATAGAAAAAGAGTTAATATCAAGAAGTGGAAATAAGTGTGAACTTTGTACAAATATCGAAGATTTAAGTGTTGTAGAAGTTTCTCCATCTGATGGTAGTGCTGATAAGGCTATTTATATTTGTGAAAAATGTTCTAGTGAGATATCTAAAGAAACAGATTTTGATGAAAATCATTTTAACTGTTTAAACGATAGTATGTGGAGTGAAGTTCCTGCTGTTGTTGTTACGACTTATCGTCTTTTAAATGCTCTTAATCGTCAAGATTTAGTTGATATGATGTATATGGAAGAAGATGTAAAGACTTATGCGAATGCACAAAAGATTGGAGTAGATGCAGATGCTCTTATTTATAAAGATGCAAATGGAGTAACACTTAGAGCTGGAGATGCTGTTGTAATTACAAAAGATTTAGATGTAAAAGGAACAGGTTTTACAGCAAAACGCGGTACGGCAGTTAGAAATATAGGTCTGGTTGCAAATGATTCAGAGCATATTGAAGGTCGCGTAAATGGTGTTAAGATTCATATACTTACAAAATTTTTAAAAAAGTCGTAATATTTATGCAATCTAATGAACGATTTCATAAGATAGACAAGGATTTTAGAAATCCTTATGCGAGAGATAGAGATAGAATTATTCACTCTGGAAGCTTTAGAAAACTGGAATACAAAACACAAGTTTTTTTAAATCAAGAAGGTGATTTTTTTAGAACTCGCTTAACTCACTCTTTAGAAGTTTCTCAAATCGCACGATCTATTACTTCTCATTTAGGTTTAAGAGAATCCTTAGCAGAAGCCATAGCTTTAGCACACGATTTAGGGCATACCCCTTTTGGACATATTGGTGGAGATACTTTAGATAAGTGTTTAAAAGAAGATGGTTTTAAAAATGGTTTTGAGCATAATTATCAAAGCTTTAGAGTTGTATCATCTTTAGAAAAAAGATATAAAAATTTTGATGGATTAAATTTAACCTTTGCTACATTAGAAGGAATTTTAAAACATTCATATCCCTATAAAAAAAGTTTTCTGCCATCTTGGATAGATGAAAAATTTAATCTTGATACGCATCCATCTGTTGAAGCTATGATAGTTGACCGTGCTGATGAAATTGCTTACATGAGTCATGATATAGATGATGGTATAAACTCTGGACTTATAAGTTTTGATGACTTAAGAGAGAGTGAATTAATACAAGAAATACTGCAAAAAGTTTATGATGAAGATATATCACAAGATGAAGATGAGATGTTTCGTTATCGTTTTAGCTCACATTTTATAAATCATCTTGTATATTCTCTTTTGGATTACTCAAGAAAAAAAATAGAAGCTAAAGAGGAGTTTCCTATAGGTTTTGATGCTACATTAGAAACGAAAATAAAAAAGCTAAAAAAGCTACTTTTGAATAAACTTTACCAGCATAAAGAGATAGTTATTCGAATGTTTGCAGGAAAACAGGCAATAAAAGGTCTTTACAGCGCTTTAATGCAAGAGCAAAAAATGTTACCTAAATTATATTTTGAGCAGTTAGAAAAAAGACACGAACACCGTGTAGTAGCGGATTACATAGCATCTATGAGCGACAGATATGCACTGAGTTTTTACAATGAAATGTATGGAAAACTATAACTATATAGTTTTTTATATAATAAAATATATAATAACTGATTTAAAATGAAAAATTAGAATTTGACAGTAAGGAAATGGGACTTTATACTTTAAAGATATGTCTCAAATAAAGAGTTTAATTATTGGTCAGGTAAAGTTTTGAGGGAAGTAAGTTAAGCCCGAAGGCTTATCTTATAGGCGTGATTCGTAGCGTCTCATCATATAAAGACGCTTAAGCATTTTCTTACGAGAAGCTATTTTGAATTTCTTACGCTTTTCAGTTTCTGTTTCATGGAAACGGCGAGCACGAGCTTCAGTAACTATTAAGTTACGGTCAGTCTGCTTCTTGAAACGGCGGTAAGATGCATCAAAATTATCATCTGAACGAAGTACTATTCCTGGCATATCACATCACCCACTTTCTTTAAAAATTTGTCGAGACGGAATTATAACTAAATCTTGCATAAATTCAAAATAAGTTAAATCAGACAATTTTTGTCCTTTATTGATTCATATCAATATTGATTCTTTTTAAATCGGATAAAATTCCTCCGATTTAAAAATTTAGAGTGTGATGCACTCTTATCAAGGATAAAATATGACAAAAATAATTTTAGCAATAGCTTTAACAATAGCTGCCCTTCAGGCTGCAGATGTAGTAAAATATGATATTAGAGAGACAAAAAAACCTCAAATTACTAAACCAAATCATCCAACTACTGAGCTCTATATAAATAAATAATATTTTTGCTCCTTTAATGTTTTTTGAGTATAATTATTCTTAAAAAACTAATGGGAAGAAAAATATATAATGATAGCGCAAGACTCCATAGAAGCTCTAAAAGCACGACTTGATATAGTTGATGTAGTTGGTTCTTATGTGGAGCTAAAAAAAGCAGGTGCAAACTACAAAGCACCTTGCCCTTTTCACGATGAGAAATCCCCATCTTTTGTAGTAAGTCCTCAAAAACAAATATATCACTGTTTTGGTTGTGGTGCTGGTGGAGATAGCATCAAGTTTACTATGGAGTATGAAAAACTAAACTACCCAGAAGCTTTAGAAAAGTTAGCAGATACTTATAATTTTATACTTTCATACACAGATAACAAACATAATAAACCTCGTTCTCAACTAATGGATAAATTAAACGAGTGGTATCAAAACTTACTAACATCAAAACAAACGGCACTAGCATATATAAAAGAGCGTGGCATCTATGAAGGAAGTGTAGAAAAGTTTGGAATCGGTTATGCTCCAGATACTTCCTCAACAATCAACTATATAACATCCGAGCAATTTAGTATAAATGAAGCTGTTGAGATGGGAGTTGTTGGGTACAATGAAGATAACAGAACTTCTTATGCAAGGTTCATTGAGCGGGTTACTTTTCCTATACATTCAGCGAATGGTTCAATTGTTGGTTTTGGCGGAAGAACTATAACAGGACATCAAGCAAAGTATGTGAACTCCCCACAAACATCTTTTTTTAATAAATCTCGCCTCTTATATGCTTATCATCATGCCAAACAAACACTATATAAAACAAAAGAAATAATCGTTACAGAGGGTTATCTTGATGTTATTATGCTTCATCAAGCAGGTTTTACAAATGCAGTTGCAACTTTGGGAACAGCACTAACACAAGAGCATTTACCGCTTTTAAGAAAAGGAGAGCCAAGAATTGTTATGGCTTACGATGGAGATAAAGCAGGTAGAACAGCCGCTCTTAAAGCATCTAGGCTATTGAGTGCTGGTGGATTTAGAGGAGGAGTAGTCATTTTTTCAGATGGCCTCGACCCTGCTGATATGGTAAATAAAGGAGCTGTTGAAGAATTGTCAAATATGTTTAGAGAGGCAAAATCTTTTATAGAGTTTGTGCTAGAAGAGATTTTATCTTCATACAATCTTCGTGATCCAAAAGAAAAAGAAGATTGTATGCAAGATGGAGTATCTTTTTTAAAGACTCTTTCTCCTCTTCTACAAGAAGAGTATAAAACTTTTTTGGCTTCTCGTTTGGGTGGATTGGGTGTTAGTCCTTCTTTAGTTAAGATTACGCAAACAGTTTCAAATCAAAATACCCCTTTAATTCAAAAAAACACTCATAAAGATATGTGGGAACTAAGTTTAATAAAGACAGTTTTGGAGCATCCAGAATTAATTAACCAAATCTTAGATGCTCTTGATGCAACTCTTTTACAGTTTCATTCACAAGAATTTTCTCTTGCCCTTTTGGGTAAAACAGATGAACCACAAATAATGGCAATTATGGTTGACGAACAGATAAAAGCATTAAAAGATGAAGAGGCTTTAAAAGCAGAACTCATTATATTTTTAACAAGACACTATGAGAGAGAATTGAAAAGAGTACCGCTACAAAATTCTATCCCTTTTGAGGAAAAAGCATTTTATATTCGAAAGATTCATAGAAAGATAATGAAGCTAAAACAAGGCGAATTAGTACCTTTTGAAGACTAAGTTTTAATATTTTATAAATTTTTGATATACTGAGATTACATAAATAAAACAAGGAAGTACTCATGGCTGGTATTCACTTTCAATTTGAAGATTTTAAACAACTTCTTCGCTTAAATATAGGTATTGCTGATAGACTTGATGAAAATAGAGCAGAAAGTTTTACTATCTTATATTGTGATTTATCTTCTCAAAAAGATGATAAAATAGAGGCGGCCTTAGAGAAAATACTTAGAGCTTCTGACACAATAGCTAATAAGGAAAAGGATTACTTTTTTGTTTTTCCCTATACTGATAAATATGGAGCAGAAATTGTAAAAAAACTATTTGATAATTTTTTTGGTAGTTTTTTAAACTCTTTTCTTATAAGTTATCCCGCTAATGGAGAAAGTGCAGACGAATTAACGGCTGTTTTACAAAATAGTGTAAAACATTTTTGTAAAAAAGATTTAGACTACTTAGATTTACTAAAATAATCTTTAGAGTTTTTATAAAACTCTATTGCATCCGCGATTCTTTGTTCCTTATAAACTTTTTTATCACATACTAATCTACATTTTATTTTTTTATTTTGAGAAGCTTTTTTATTTTCAATACTTTGTTTTTTTTCAAACACACTAAGGTTAAACTTTTTTGCTTTTTTGGTTTCAAAAGGACTTGAAGCGAACATTAGCAAAGGAAAAAGTAGACAATACATTCTAATCATACTTATAGTATCGACAAGAGATAACTTTTATTAAATAAATTTTATGGAATAATTAATGCTTGAATATATTAAAATCCCCATTTTAAAGGGTTGAAAAGGAGTAAAAGATGATTTCATTAGAAACAAAAGCTGATGTGACTCCATCTTTACCTTTAAGTTTATCTACTCCAGATGAAGAGTCAACGCTCTCTTTCTCGGAGCTGCTTAGAGGAGCCGGTAAGAAAGATGATAAAGTTATTCAGAATGGTATTTTAGTCTTATCTCTTGGCGTAGATGAAAAAGATATACAAACTACTTTAAAATCAAATAAAAAACAAGACACACTCCTTTCTTTATTAAAAAATGATGAAGCAGTAAATGCAGAGACTAAAGAAACTTTAGAATTAAATCCAAAGTTAATGCAAAACTTGAGTTCAAAAGAATTAAAAATTTTAGTAGCAGATGCTAAACAATATCTCAAGTCTAAAATTATGAATAGTGATGGTTATAAAAAACTAGATTTAGAAAGATTTCCTAAAACGCTAAAAGGGCTAGCATCATTAGCTAAGAAAGTTGGTATTGATATCTCTAAAATAAGTATACAAGAGGTAAGAGAAACAAACTTAAAAACAAATGAAATAAAAGTAAAAAACACAGATGCTAAAGAGTTAAAAACAACGGAGACTAAAGAACAACATCTTGTAAATAATAAAAGTACAAAAGTACAAAAAACACAAATAATACAAAGTCCAACAACTCAAGAAAATACTCATAAAACAACAAAAACAGTGAAAGAGGTTGGCACACTAAAGACTCATGAAGACAGCACCCAAGAAGATAAAAAAACAGTTGTTAGTAAAAATATTGCAGAAGTAAAACCAACTCTACTTTTCAAAGCACAAAATATTAAAGAGTATACAACAGAGCAAATAGTTCAGGCAAAACAGTTTAAAATAGAAGTAAAAACACCAAAAGAAAAAGCAGATGATACTCTTAAGCTACTGCTCCGTGGTGAAAAAGTGACTCATAGTTCTTTAACAGCGGATTTTTCCGTAGCAACAGCTAAAGTAATAGCTCCAAAAATAACAAGTGATATATCAAAATCATTAGAAGTTTTACTTCATGGTGAAAAAAATGAATCATCTCAAACAAATGTAAAAACAGATTCTATCTCAACACATAAAACAGATAGTTTTGAAGTGAAGTTAAACGAAGCTAAACAGATGATTAAGTATATTTCACAAGATGTAAAAACAGCATTGCAGGAGTATAAGTCACCATTTACTAGAATTAAAGTTCAATTAAATCCTCAGAAACTTGGAGAGGTTGATTTAACTATTGTTCAAAGAGGTAAAAATTTACATGTAAATATTAGCTCAAACAATACAGCAATAAATACTCTTGCAATGAATGCAAGTGAGTTAAAAACCCAACTAAGTAACAGTGGAATAAATAATGCTACATTAAACTTTAATAACTCTTCACAAAACAGTGAACAACAATCTTCACAGCAACAAAACCGCCAAAATGAGCGAAAAGCTGAAGAAGAATATGCGATTCACGGGCAATTTGATAAGGAAGAGACAAATGAAGAGATTTTAAGCTCTTTAGAAATTGTAGTTCCTAACTACGCATAAAGGATATGAAATGGCAATTAATGCAGTAGGTCAAGACCTAGCGACATATGGTAGGGTACAGACGAAAAAAGATACCGAAAATAAAGGTATTTTAGGCAAAGATGATTTTATGAAACTTCTTTTAGTGCAGCTTCAGCATCAGGACCCGACAGAGCCTATGGATAGTCAAACTATTTTAACTCAGACTTCTCAGCTAGCAACCTTGGAAGCTTCGGGAAATACCAATAAAGCTTTAACAAACTTAGCTACTTCTTTAAAGGCATCCCAAAATTTTTCATCAGTTGCAGCAATTGGTAAAACGGCAGATTTAGGAAGCAATGCTATCGGATATAAGAAAATGTCTACAAGTACATTTGAAGTTTATTTCCCACAAGAGATAAAAGTTGGTACTGTAGAAATTCTAGATAATAAAGGTAAAATAATTGCTACTATGCCTATTGACATGAAGGATAAAGATGGTAAAGCCTTAGATAAAAAGGCTTCTGGTGTGTATAAGTTTGATTGGGATGGTAAACTTACAGGCGGGGCTACTGCTGAAAGTGGAATATATTATGTGACTGTTAGTTATAAGAATCCAAAGGGAGAAGCTCAAACTACTAGACTTGGAACTTATCCGATAACAGCCGTAAGGTTTGAAGATGGTAATGTACAAGTTAAACTAGGTTCAAACTATGTTCCATTAAATAAGGTAAAAGAAATTTATTAAATGTAAAGGAGTTCGTTATGATGACTCAAGCTTTTTATTCAGGTATATCTGGTTTAAAATCAAATCAAACAGGTATAGATATTGTATCAAATAATATAGCAAATATTTCAACTGTTGGTTTTCGTGGCTACAATGTGGAGTTCTCTTCAATATTTGAAAAATCCATAAACACTGTTGTAAACTCTTCAACTTATTCCTCAGTTGGGGTTGGGGTTAAAGTTACCGCATCAACAATGAATAGAGATATTGGTGTGATTCAACTAGCAGAAAGTAGTACAAATTTAGCAATAATTGGTAATGGCTGGTTCGGAGTTAAAGGTGGAGCAGAAACACAATATACTAGAGCAGGTAATTTTACTTTTGATAGAGATAATGATTTGGTAACGCCTGATGGGTATTATGTTCTTGGAACAAAGGGGGGAAATATTAGTGATGATAATGTCTTAACCACTGTTTTAGTAGGAGTTCCTTTGGGAAATGTAGATACTCAAGAAAAACTTCGTTTTCCAAAAAATTTAACATACCCGTCAAAAGCAACAACAACGGCAAAATTTATGGGAAATATTGGCAATGAAGCAGAAGTAAGAACTATTGGGGCTAGTGTAATTGATCCACAAAATAATAAAAATCATTTAAGATTAGAGTTTACAAAAAAAGCTGTACAGACACCCCCAGGAAGTCAATGGGATGTAAAAGCTACAACACAAACGCTAGATGGGACAACAATTTATGATACAAAAACAGGTGTTGCAAATTTTGACTCAAAGGGTGCTTTGATAAATACTACTTTGACAAATATTGATAATAATGGAGCAAGTGTTGCTATTAATTTAGGTAGTGACTTTGATGGTGTAAAAG containing:
- a CDS encoding FAD-dependent thymidylate synthase, producing the protein MEQMYGIEYSKPEVILLQDTGIGVAETAARTCYDSFSNSENEVINYIEDNLPDANMCDDINSIEDSSLLGDLSWTYFHHSILEHANLSFLIRGTSRGVLQEHARHRIQAISVRSTRYTMSSIINAFVAAQGDKEFFINKILSFDMFVTCDEGYNRVEIASMFDKLSYQQTKVEDFNSISVAKSSLGFLQDFKNDSDGLFVALQAGKKKRNVGDAFKHIITDNVKVDMVVTFNLRSLKNYFTLRDSGAAYFQIRWLAQEMMKVTPSKYLDLIVKKK
- a CDS encoding multiheme c-type cytochrome — its product is MKKIIYITLALLMSSFAYANESKVCQKCHPIIYDEYCKSSHRKASTVNNPIHKALWDKHPKGTDGYSCAKCHSPSDKELMQTGILKDNKIQREEPISCVYCHTIKTVEEGDSSNTNLITNKNREFYTAQKEKKGSKKAEYATKSSFFGLVKVSQNSPFHKIDYNNENYYNGNVCMGCHSHVNNEHNFDITMLDAMIDKKDKNTCVTCHMPQVSGTKVTLNESKTHAFHGIAGIYHMNKEMGKYIDFSIKRQENNFSVKIINKSNHALFGQAFREGVLQVNILRDSKTINLKPFIFTRILAKDGKEVMPWLANETLKDTLIYAKKDVTFKSKILTGDKVTLILGVRRISKEAAKKLNLQNNKEVTKLKILKTESFNF
- a CDS encoding PhnA domain-containing protein, with the protein product MSIEKELISRSGNKCELCTNIEDLSVVEVSPSDGSADKAIYICEKCSSEISKETDFDENHFNCLNDSMWSEVPAVVVTTYRLLNALNRQDLVDMMYMEEDVKTYANAQKIGVDADALIYKDANGVTLRAGDAVVITKDLDVKGTGFTAKRGTAVRNIGLVANDSEHIEGRVNGVKIHILTKFLKKS
- a CDS encoding dGTP triphosphohydrolase — its product is MQSNERFHKIDKDFRNPYARDRDRIIHSGSFRKLEYKTQVFLNQEGDFFRTRLTHSLEVSQIARSITSHLGLRESLAEAIALAHDLGHTPFGHIGGDTLDKCLKEDGFKNGFEHNYQSFRVVSSLEKRYKNFDGLNLTFATLEGILKHSYPYKKSFLPSWIDEKFNLDTHPSVEAMIVDRADEIAYMSHDIDDGINSGLISFDDLRESELIQEILQKVYDEDISQDEDEMFRYRFSSHFINHLVYSLLDYSRKKIEAKEEFPIGFDATLETKIKKLKKLLLNKLYQHKEIVIRMFAGKQAIKGLYSALMQEQKMLPKLYFEQLEKRHEHRVVADYIASMSDRYALSFYNEMYGKL
- the rpsU gene encoding 30S ribosomal protein S21 — protein: MPGIVLRSDDNFDASYRRFKKQTDRNLIVTEARARRFHETETEKRKKFKIASRKKMLKRLYMMRRYESRL
- the dnaG gene encoding DNA primase, with product MIAQDSIEALKARLDIVDVVGSYVELKKAGANYKAPCPFHDEKSPSFVVSPQKQIYHCFGCGAGGDSIKFTMEYEKLNYPEALEKLADTYNFILSYTDNKHNKPRSQLMDKLNEWYQNLLTSKQTALAYIKERGIYEGSVEKFGIGYAPDTSSTINYITSEQFSINEAVEMGVVGYNEDNRTSYARFIERVTFPIHSANGSIVGFGGRTITGHQAKYVNSPQTSFFNKSRLLYAYHHAKQTLYKTKEIIVTEGYLDVIMLHQAGFTNAVATLGTALTQEHLPLLRKGEPRIVMAYDGDKAGRTAALKASRLLSAGGFRGGVVIFSDGLDPADMVNKGAVEELSNMFREAKSFIEFVLEEILSSYNLRDPKEKEDCMQDGVSFLKTLSPLLQEEYKTFLASRLGGLGVSPSLVKITQTVSNQNTPLIQKNTHKDMWELSLIKTVLEHPELINQILDALDATLLQFHSQEFSLALLGKTDEPQIMAIMVDEQIKALKDEEALKAELIIFLTRHYERELKRVPLQNSIPFEEKAFYIRKIHRKIMKLKQGELVPFED
- a CDS encoding flagellar hook-length control protein FliK, with product MISLETKADVTPSLPLSLSTPDEESTLSFSELLRGAGKKDDKVIQNGILVLSLGVDEKDIQTTLKSNKKQDTLLSLLKNDEAVNAETKETLELNPKLMQNLSSKELKILVADAKQYLKSKIMNSDGYKKLDLERFPKTLKGLASLAKKVGIDISKISIQEVRETNLKTNEIKVKNTDAKELKTTETKEQHLVNNKSTKVQKTQIIQSPTTQENTHKTTKTVKEVGTLKTHEDSTQEDKKTVVSKNIAEVKPTLLFKAQNIKEYTTEQIVQAKQFKIEVKTPKEKADDTLKLLLRGEKVTHSSLTADFSVATAKVIAPKITSDISKSLEVLLHGEKNESSQTNVKTDSISTHKTDSFEVKLNEAKQMIKYISQDVKTALQEYKSPFTRIKVQLNPQKLGEVDLTIVQRGKNLHVNISSNNTAINTLAMNASELKTQLSNSGINNATLNFNNSSQNSEQQSSQQQNRQNERKAEEEYAIHGQFDKEETNEEILSSLEIVVPNYA
- a CDS encoding flagellar hook capping FlgD N-terminal domain-containing protein, translating into MAINAVGQDLATYGRVQTKKDTENKGILGKDDFMKLLLVQLQHQDPTEPMDSQTILTQTSQLATLEASGNTNKALTNLATSLKASQNFSSVAAIGKTADLGSNAIGYKKMSTSTFEVYFPQEIKVGTVEILDNKGKIIATMPIDMKDKDGKALDKKASGVYKFDWDGKLTGGATAESGIYYVTVSYKNPKGEAQTTRLGTYPITAVRFEDGNVQVKLGSNYVPLNKVKEIY
- a CDS encoding flagellar hook-basal body complex protein, with translation MMTQAFYSGISGLKSNQTGIDIVSNNIANISTVGFRGYNVEFSSIFEKSINTVVNSSTYSSVGVGVKVTASTMNRDIGVIQLAESSTNLAIIGNGWFGVKGGAETQYTRAGNFTFDRDNDLVTPDGYYVLGTKGGNISDDNVLTTVLVGVPLGNVDTQEKLRFPKNLTYPSKATTTAKFMGNIGNEAEVRTIGASVIDPQNNKNHLRLEFTKKAVQTPPGSQWDVKATTQTLDGTTIYDTKTGVANFDSKGALINTTLTNIDNNGASVAINLGSDFDGVKAIANLSISASSTSDGTQGGDLRGYSVNKNGEVIATFTNGLQSSVGRIAVYHFRNEQGLERAGGVRFTEGSNSGEPIFYKDANGQNIIGTDLANFNLEGSNVTMTRALTELIILQRSYDANSKSITTADQMMQKALQMDA